Proteins encoded within one genomic window of Fusarium musae strain F31 chromosome 4, whole genome shotgun sequence:
- a CDS encoding hypothetical protein (BUSCO:EOG092640ET) codes for MWWLFRAIFSSIFLLSIVLSIPVAFDVGGRDSGLAYSLALFLFYFTYSSLELLTPEKSRSRYFLSGFLRLSQWIIIPALLIWALGQFAVDADNTNWVERTVGGLFNSKSTSWREWMFGKDGLVETITLGGWDNLLRYSGPVFQLLEGFCTLLVIQAAGQLTRWLVNRGRSDTWLIVLLVLSSSIMASAVYFLWRVAQFPQIGNLDATLIGIAMTTAVFLCAFGIGSGRGNPIESSLLFAYIVLCIYQIFTDYLPSENADHTQGQDGSESDIPPLPPVIMASYSTFLHMLGSLPSAVHSSLALLYAAFQTITPSVIISLTYRSLVFYCATRIIPSIRESGARAMMQEPDWEDSETASKFLGFLSWFSPSILIAVYTSLLLQHFSTSDGPDGWTLRGGDVEGSNWQWANIGLTMVLYGVELYLGSDEHDHWKVD; via the exons ATGTGGTGGTTATTCAGGGCGATATTCAGCTCTATCTTCCTGCTCAGCATCGTCCTCTCCATCCCCGTCGCTTTCGATGTCGGCGGTCGCGATAGTGGGCTGGCTTACAGTCTAGCCCTGTTCCTTTTCTACTTTACATATTCCAGCCTCGAGCTTTTGACGCCAGAAAAGTCACGCTCGCGGTACTTCCTTTCTGGATTTCTACGGTTGTCGCAGTGGATCATCATCCCCGCCCTCCTCATCTGGGCGCTGGGACAGTTCGCTGTCGATGCCGACAACACAAATTGGGTGGAGCGAACAGTGGGTGGTCTGTTCAACTCCAAGAGCACAAGTTGGAGGGAATGGATGTTTGGCAAGGACGGCTTGGTTGAGACGATCACGCTGGGTGGATGGGATAATTTGCTACGGTATTCGGGGCCCGTGTTCCAGCTACTGGAGGGCTTCTGTACCTTGCTGGTCATCCAGGCAGCGGGACAGCTCACAAGATGGCTTGTCAACCGTGGAAGAAGCGATACTTGGTTG ATCGTTCTTCTGGTTCTCTCcagctccatcatggctaGCGCCGTGTACTTCCTCTGGAGGGTAGCACAATTCCCTCAAATCGGCAACCTTGATGCCACTCTTATTGGCATCGCGATGACAACTGCCGTGTTCCTGTGCGCTTTTGGTATCGGCAGTGGTCGCGGCAATCCTATTGAGTCGTCGCTTCTGTTTGCCTATATTGTGCTCTGCATCTACCAGATCTTCACCGATTATCTGCCATCAGAAAATGCAGACCATAcacaaggtcaagatggcTCAGAGTCTGATATTCCACCTTTACCGCCtgtcatcatggcatcttACTCGACTTTCCTCCACATGCTGGGCTCATTGCCATCCGCTGTTCACTCGTCATTGGCGCTACTATATGCCGCCTTCCAGACTATCACGCCATCAGTCATCATTTCGCTAACATACCGCTCTTTGGTATTCTACTGCGCTACACGTATCATCCCCTCAATTCGCGAGTCAGGTGCGCGAGCCATGATGCAAGAACCAGATTGGGAGGACTCTGAGACTGCAAGTAAATTCTTGGGCTTCCTCAGCTGGTTCTCGCCGTCAATTTTAATAGCAGTCTACACCAGTCTGCTCCTACAGCATTTCTCCACCAGCGACGGTCCAGATGGCTGGACTCTTCgaggtggtgatgttgagggcAGCAACTGGCAGTGGGCCAACATCGGCCTGACCATGGTTTTGTACGGTGTCGAGCTCTATCTAGGCTCTGACGAGCATGACCACTGGAAGGTTGATTAA
- a CDS encoding hypothetical protein (EggNog:ENOG41) → MSVKYVTQGLPAAPEISLKTIHMAGLRVDVYGLDELPPNVPVSCLWLLHPRTRSRETMNDIARRTIGAWGAHAGSNSKRGLIALAFDMPNHGTRKVSESANHPWKKGNPTHALDMFSMVKGGVSDMGGLMDLVSGYLGLEIDGHVCLGWSLGGHGAWQAFFGEKRIDAAVVIIGCPDFAGLMSGRAAESKLDCGAEFIGSKYFPKDLIEICSKHDPKAICFGTSPIPSALSSAEQTRLRAILDERIKGKRLLLCSGGDDELVPYANTKEFSTLLKEAVGEKGWYRDGGLEVDDRVYEGIGHKFSPKMVDDAVQFLVKAVERGPRGKLHLREGEKSVL, encoded by the exons ATGTCTGTAAAGTACGTCACCCAAGGCCTCCCAGCCGCTCCAGAAATTTCCCTCAAGACCATTCATATGGCGGGTTTGCGTGTCGATGTCTACGGTCTTGATGAACTTCCTCCCAATGTCCCCGTTTCATGCCTATGGCTTCTGCACCCTCGTACCAGATCACGAGAAACTATGAATGATATTGCGAGACGCACCATAGGAGCATGGGGCGCGCATGCTGGTAGCAACTCCAAGCGCGGCCTCATCGCCCTGGCATTTGATATGCCAAACCACGGAACTAGAAAGGTGAGCGAATCAGCGAACCATCCTTGGAAAAAGGGAAATCCGACCCATGCGCTTGACATGTTTTCCATGGTCAAGGGAGGCGTGTCAGATATGGGCGGTCTTATGGATCTTGTTTCGGGgtatcttggtcttgaaatTGATGGCCATGTGTGCCTTGGCTGGAGTCTGGGTGGACATGGTGCCTGGCAGGCATTCTTTGGGGAGAAGAGGATTGATGCGGCTGTGGTGATTATCGGATGTCCTGATTTCGCGG GACTCATGTCTGGTCGCGCTGCTGAATCGAAGCTCGATTGCGGCGCCGAGTTCATCGGAAGCAAATACTTTCCCAAGGATCTCATCGAAATCTGCAGTAAACACGACCCCAAGGCCATTTGCTTCGGTACTTCGCCCATCCCATCTGCATTATCCTCTGCCGAACAGACTCGCCTGAGGGCTATTCTGGATGAGCGCATCAAAGGCAAGAGGCTACTTCTTTGCTCGGGCGGTGACGATGAGTTGGTTCCATacgccaacaccaaggaATTTTCGACGTTATTGAAGGAGGCTGTGGGCGAAAAGGGCTGGTATCGAGATGGTGGGTTGGAGGTGGATGATAGAGTATACGAGGGTATTGGACATAAGTTCAGTCCCAAGATGGTGGACGATGCTGTGCAGTTCTTGGTTAAAGCCGTGGAAAGGGGACCGAGGGGCAAGTTACATCTCAGAGAAGGGGAGAAAAGTGTTCTGTAG